From Clostridium cylindrosporum DSM 605, the proteins below share one genomic window:
- a CDS encoding F0F1 ATP synthase subunit B: MVSLTLNPATIIVTVINVLIMFVILKKILFEKVSSFMDARTNGIESKLKEASDDRAKAKELKLKFESQMKNADIEGKKIVEEYKVKASKLSDEMLEEAKKEAALIRERARIDAEREMDKAKDEIRKQIIALSMLAAAKSVGGQLDEKKHHDLINDFINKVGV, from the coding sequence ATGGTTAGTTTAACTTTAAATCCAGCAACCATTATAGTAACTGTAATTAACGTTCTTATAATGTTTGTTATATTAAAGAAGATTCTTTTTGAAAAGGTTTCTTCATTTATGGATGCTAGAACAAATGGCATTGAGTCTAAGCTAAAGGAAGCCTCTGATGACAGAGCTAAAGCTAAAGAACTTAAGCTTAAGTTTGAAAGTCAAATGAAGAATGCTGATATAGAAGGAAAGAAAATAGTTGAAGAATATAAAGTTAAAGCAAGTAAGCTTTCAGATGAAATGCTAGAAGAAGCTAAAAAAGAAGCTGCTCTTATTAGAGAAAGAGCTAGAATTGACGCTGAAAGAGAAATGGATAAGGCAAAGGACGAAATAAGAAAGCAAATCATCGCTTTATCAATGCTTGCAGCTGCAAAATCAGTGGGTGGACAATTAGACGAGAAAAAACACCACGATCTTATTAACGATTTTATAAATAAGGTAGGGGTATAG
- the atpE gene encoding ATP synthase F0 subunit C, with amino-acid sequence MNLVQGLIALGAGLAVIGAIGGGIGVGIATGKACEAVGRQPEAKGDIMSTFILGAALSEATAIYALLVSIILLFVYK; translated from the coding sequence ATGAATTTAGTACAAGGACTTATAGCACTAGGTGCAGGACTAGCGGTAATCGGAGCAATTGGTGGAGGAATCGGTGTTGGTATAGCTACAGGTAAAGCCTGTGAAGCTGTAGGAAGACAACCAGAAGCTAAGGGAGATATCATGAGTACATTTATACTTGGAGCTGCACTTTCAGAAGCTACAGCTATATATGCTCTTCTAGTTTCAATAATACTACTATTTGTTTATAAGTAA